The sequence CCAACCGATCAAGGCTAACTTCTTCAGTGAAGTTGGAAGCAGAAGATCGTGGACACCAGACTTACACCGATAGCTCTCCTTTTCCAGCTTCAAATTTTCAAGTTGATGGAGATGTACAAGATTATGGAAGAGTGATTCTCCCGATCCCCACGAATAAGAGATGGACAGCTTCCTAAGGTTGGGAATCATGTGGAGGAGACTTAATGAACAATCGAGATCTCTCACTTTCCCTAGTGTTTGCAGATTGTTTAGAGCAAAAGGAGCACTATTGGGATGAGTTAAGTAACAACTAGAATAACCGAGGATAATGAGATGCCTTAGTTGCGGCATATTCCAAATTTCATCCGGCAAATTTCTATAACCACCTGTCCGAATGATTAAGGTTTGAAGACTTTGAAGGTTTGAGATTGCTCTAGGAATTTTATCGTCATAGGAGAAAGCAATGTACCTCAAATGAAACAGCTCAAAAAATTGATCAGGGACCAAACGCGGAAGAAATCCGACTCTCAGCACATCGAGGACCCTGAGCAATCTAAAGCTCCCGAAAGACTCAAGTTTATACTCGAAGTACATTATAGTCCGGATGGTTGTGCTAAAAATGTGAGCGAAAGAATCGAGTTTAGAGCTAGAAACACTTATCCTGCGCTCATCTTTCATGCTCTTCATCAGCTCCAGCGCTCGCCTACCCTTAACGTGCACAAGAAACTTCTCTTCCTGCGATTTCTTGATGCACAAATCTCGTACCAGATCATGGAGCCTGCAACTTTTTATTTTGCCATTAGACTTATTATTGGAAACAATAACAAGACTTCTCCTGATAAGATCCTCCAGATACTCTTCTGCTCTGTCTTCAAAGCTTTTGGATGCAACTGGTTTCACAAAGCCTTCAGCTATCCATAACCTCTTCAGGTTCTCGACTTTGATCTCGTGATCTTCTGGAAATCCTCCCACGTGTAAGAAACACGCCCTCAAATGATGAGGCAAATGGATGTAACTCAAGGATAGAATCTTTTGCACCCGCCCATCTGTTGTGGCAAGAGATGATCTTACATTTTTAGCAATTTCCTCCCATGAAGTTGGAGTTTTACTCACCGAGGATAGGAGTCCTGCAACCACCACCGTTGCAAGGGGCAATCCTCCGCAGCTTCTTGCAATCTCCCTTCCAATGGCCTCCAATTCACGAGGGACGGAATCTTGGTGTCCGAACACCTTCTCTCGTAGTAGATTCCAGCTCTGACACGGATCCATCAAACGCATCTTATGGGAAGGCGTGGAAGAGTTGGCATAAGCAGCAACATCTACCAACCTTGTGGTTAACAGAATTCGACTCCCATTGTTGTCGTCAGGAAACAACTTCTTTACATCATTCAGTACCTTGGtgctccacatatcatccatcaCAATCAAAAATCTCCTGCCTACTAGGATTTTGTACACTTTCTCCGCCATGGATCTATCATCCCTTTCTCGGTTGAATTCTTTCAAGGAATCGAAGATGTTTGAAAGAATTCTTTCTTCACTATAATCTTGTGTTATAGTGACCCAAACACGAATCTGAAAATGCTCCATGATTAATGGATCATCATAAGCATTTCTAGCAAGAGTCGTCTTGCCAATTCCTCCCATACCAGTTATTGGGAGGATTTGGAGTTGTCGCGAATCTCCACAAAGCCAAGCCTTTATTTCTAGCAAATCTTCGTTCAAGCCAACCATATCGATTTTGCCAGCTTCTGCACCCTGAGATGAGGATGAACTAGTCCCAACAGAGTCATCAAGTTCTGCATCTTTGATGGTGATGATGCTATTTTTGATCTCCACCACCACTCCGGCGATTGAATCCATTTGATTTTCTATTCTGC comes from Salvia miltiorrhiza cultivar Shanhuang (shh) chromosome 3, IMPLAD_Smil_shh, whole genome shotgun sequence and encodes:
- the LOC131016841 gene encoding putative late blight resistance protein homolog R1A-10, giving the protein MAYSTLVSLERTIDQFLNHNQFSISPHEKKHIISLDKYVITLRAFLEDFPEKAKSLEARMRNVAMEAEDVIELYMMEKIHYNIRYTHWIAELRRIKFIFQLRRIENQMDSIAGVVVEIKNSIITIKDAELDDSVGTSSSSSQGAEAGKIDMVGLNEDLLEIKAWLCGDSRQLQILPITGMGGIGKTTLARNAYDDPLIMEHFQIRVWVTITQDYSEERILSNIFDSLKEFNRERDDRSMAEKVYKILVGRRFLIVMDDMWSTKVLNDVKKLFPDDNNGSRILLTTRLVDVAAYANSSTPSHKMRLMDPCQSWNLLREKVFGHQDSVPRELEAIGREIARSCGGLPLATVVVAGLLSSVSKTPTSWEEIAKNVRSSLATTDGRVQKILSLSYIHLPHHLRACFLHVGGFPEDHEIKVENLKRLWIAEGFVKPVASKSFEDRAEEYLEDLIRRSLVIVSNNKSNGKIKSCRLHDLVRDLCIKKSQEEKFLVHVKGRRALELMKSMKDERRISVSSSKLDSFAHIFSTTIRTIMYFEYKLESFGSFRLLRVLDVLRVGFLPRLVPDQFFELFHLRYIAFSYDDKIPRAISNLQSLQTLIIRTGGYRNLPDEIWNMPQLRHLIILGYSSCYLTHPNSAPFALNNLQTLGKVRDLDCSLSLLHMIPNLRKLSISYSWGSGESLFHNLVHLHQLENLKLEKESYRCKSGVHDLLLPTSLKKLALIGWGFHDPYLKIFGPLPNLQVLKLRKFNFVQQEWVTSDTDFPKLRFLLIDRSDLKQWNSEISVKSQIVWEKYRR